The Thamnophis elegans isolate rThaEle1 chromosome Z, rThaEle1.pri, whole genome shotgun sequence genome contains a region encoding:
- the LOC116520860 gene encoding serine/threonine-protein kinase SBK1-like, which produces MEKRHMCSSSRVAVMKLISGDIGKRLEEMVQLTAQNLPQVEVTSSYTILRELGSGAFGHVLMAVHHSQGTPMALKFVHKKGTELHDFLNEYCIALTLGAHPCIATALGIAFQTSQHYVFAQELALSHDLFTLMVPKVGVPEQQVKRCALQLASALEYMESKGLIHRDVKPENVLLCDPECRRIKLTDFGLSCPRGQAIKALPESLPYTAPEMCILGPKTILEAQPSLDTWALGVLLFCVLTGYFPWLTAMPSDRYYCSFVSWHRSPRFVSLPAHWERFTPQTLEMLKGLLTPNPALRSPAKMIMNYIKTPWLLPEVKSRVRPSRELLGTTRRC; this is translated from the exons TCATGAAACTAATCTCGGGTGACATTGGAAAACGACTTGAGGAGATGGTGCAGCTGACAGCTCAGAACCTACCTCAGGTGGAGGTCACCAGTAGTTACACCATCCTTAGAGAGCTGGGCAGTGGTGCCTTTGGGCATGTATTGATGGCAGTCCACCATAGCCAAG GAACCCCCATGGCACTGAAATTTGTACATAAAAAAGGTACAGAGCTACATGATTTCCTTAATGAATATTGCATTGCACTGACTTTGGGGGCACACCCCTGTATTGCTACTGCCCTCGGGATTGCCTTCCAAACCTCCCAACACTATGTCTTTGCACAAGAATTGGCATTGTCTCATGACCTCTTCACACTTATGGTGCCAAAG gttggcgTACCTGAGCAACAGGTAAAGCGCTGTGCCCTGCAGCTTGCAAGTGCCCTGGAATACATGGAATCCAAAGGACTAATCCATCGAGATGTCAAACCAGAAAACGTGCTGCTCTGTGACCCTGAATGTCGGCGCATCAAGCTGACAGATTTTGGCCTGAGCTGCCCAAGGGGCCAAGCCATTAAGGCCTTGCCTGAAAGTCTGCCTTATACTGCGCCTGAAATGTGTATCTTGGGTCCCAAAACTATCCTGGAAGCCCAGCCAAGCCTTGATACCTGGGCTCTCGGAGTGCTGCTATTCTGTGTGCTAACCGGCTACTTCCCCTGGCTTACAGCTATGCCCTCTGATCGGTATTATTGCAGCTTTGTCTCCTGGCATCGTAGCCCCCGTTTTGTATCACTCCCAGCCCATTGGGAACGTTTCACTCCTCAAACATTAGAAATGTTGAAAGGGCTCCTGACACCTAACCCAGCACTTCGTAGCCCTGCCAAAATGATTATGAATTACATCAAAACACCTTGGTTGCTACCGGAAGTAAAGAGTCGTGTCCGACCCAGCAGAGAACTTCTTGGCACTACCCGGAGATGCTAA